The Dehalogenimonas lykanthroporepellens BL-DC-9 genome includes a window with the following:
- a CDS encoding 4Fe-4S ferredoxin iron-sulfur binding domain protein (PFAM: 4Fe-4S ferredoxin iron-sulfur binding domain protein~KEGG: deg:DehalGT_0143 4Fe-4S ferredoxin iron-sulfur binding domain protein), whose protein sequence is MAKGLLIDTVRCTGCRGCQSACKQWNLKPGVETGFSPTMTNPVETNAHTYVHVEFFEIPKANGEISWHFVSKRCMHCIHPACVSVCPVGALQKLENGRVVWEEGKCIGCRYCQNACPFDIPKFSWYNEEGETDPWPKIAKCTMCWDRAETGEPTEEPACSKTCPPSAIFYGERDQLLALAKNRIQQRPDKYYDHVYGENEVGGTQVMFLAGVSPLDIGFPEVENEPYPDFTWEFLSKIPYEVAGLAALLVGVYYFRTMRLKAKGVIDSNSKGGTH, encoded by the coding sequence ATGGCGAAAGGACTTTTAATCGATACTGTCCGGTGTACCGGGTGTCGCGGTTGCCAGAGCGCCTGCAAGCAATGGAATCTGAAGCCCGGCGTGGAAACCGGTTTCAGCCCCACCATGACCAACCCGGTCGAAACCAACGCTCATACTTATGTCCACGTTGAGTTTTTCGAAATACCGAAAGCCAACGGGGAAATCTCCTGGCATTTCGTCTCCAAGCGTTGTATGCATTGTATTCACCCTGCCTGTGTTTCCGTCTGTCCTGTAGGCGCTCTGCAAAAACTGGAAAACGGACGGGTAGTGTGGGAAGAAGGCAAGTGTATTGGCTGTCGCTACTGCCAGAACGCCTGTCCCTTTGATATCCCCAAGTTCAGCTGGTACAACGAAGAAGGCGAAACCGACCCCTGGCCCAAGATCGCCAAATGCACCATGTGTTGGGACCGCGCCGAAACGGGAGAGCCCACCGAGGAACCGGCGTGTTCCAAGACCTGCCCGCCCAGTGCTATTTTCTACGGAGAACGCGACCAGTTGCTGGCCCTGGCCAAGAACAGGATTCAACAACGTCCGGACAAATACTACGACCACGTCTACGGTGAAAACGAAGTTGGTGGGACTCAGGTGATGTTCCTGGCTGGTGTTTCTCCGCTTGACATCGGCTTCCCAGAAGTAGAAAATGAGCCCTATCCTGATTTCACTTGGGAGTTCCTGTCGAAGATACCGTACGAGGTAGCAGGATTAGCGGCTCTGCTGGTTGGAGTTTACTATTTCCGCACAATGCGCCTGAAAGCCAAAGGCGTCATAGATAGTAATTCAAAAGGAGGAACTCATTAG
- a CDS encoding formate dehydrogenase, alpha subunit (TIGRFAM: formate dehydrogenase, alpha subunit~KEGG: dol:Dole_1334 formate dehydrogenase, alpha subunit~PFAM: molydopterin dinucleotide-binding region; molybdopterin oxidoreductase): MTNHWTDVANANLVLIIGANPAENHPASYTHILRAQTTGAKIISIDPRFTRSSAKADIYAPMRSGTDISVIGALINYVIQDIEVRPEHYNMTYIKEYTNAPFLVNPDFKGPVDLDGLFSGYNTATRNYNKSTWAFQLDEQGVPIRDKTLQDPNCVFQLMKRHFSRYTFEKANEIAGIPIAKMQEIADLVTETGAPEKAMTIMYAMGATQHTYGTQIIRGYCILQLLLGNVGLAGGGINALRGESNVQGATDYCLLFHILPGYLPMFLDTDFTLTDYNTRTTPVSHDPKSLNWWKNRPKYTVSMLKAWYGENGTAENGFGFDWLPKADAGANYSWIPLFKNMYEGNIKGLMIWGMNPIISGPNNTQTIQAMEKLDWVICSDLWEIESANFWKRPGVDPSSIGTEVFLLPAACSYEKEGSVTNSSRWMQWRYKAVDPPGDAMPDLDMINLLMMKLQELYNAEGGPNAEAITKMDWNYGTHVDPHQVAKENNGYDLTTGKLMTNFVGLRADGTTTSGNWLYSGSYTEDGNMSARRDLDDFPFNIGLNAKYAWAWPINRRIIYNRCSVDLDGNPWNPAKPVIKWNAGSAKWDGDVPDGGAPPMNQGGYLPFIMKTDGVASIFGPGLADGPFPEHYEPWESPVDNAMSSQQDNPTFRIWEGGLDIKGYRNEYPIVCTTFRLVEHWQSGGMTRNLPWLVEMVPKPFVEISEELAGEKSIESGDIVKVSSARGSVELQAMVTKRFKPFDMAGKTIHQIGMPWHWGWAGLSVGDSANTLSPNAGDANTMIPESKAFLVKVERVGSGELPEFTGKAKPIEPPVIRRGS; this comes from the coding sequence ATGACCAATCATTGGACCGACGTCGCCAATGCTAACCTTGTACTTATCATCGGCGCCAATCCCGCGGAGAATCATCCGGCTTCTTACACCCATATTCTCCGAGCCCAGACCACCGGCGCCAAGATCATTTCCATTGACCCCCGGTTTACCCGTTCTTCAGCCAAGGCTGACATCTACGCCCCGATGCGTTCCGGCACAGACATTTCAGTAATCGGCGCGCTGATAAATTATGTCATTCAAGACATAGAAGTCCGGCCTGAACACTACAACATGACCTACATCAAGGAATATACCAACGCGCCTTTCCTGGTCAATCCGGATTTCAAAGGACCGGTTGACCTTGACGGCCTGTTCAGCGGCTATAACACTGCCACCCGAAACTACAACAAGTCCACCTGGGCTTTCCAGTTGGATGAACAGGGAGTTCCGATCAGGGACAAGACCCTCCAGGACCCCAATTGTGTATTCCAGTTAATGAAACGACATTTCTCCAGGTACACCTTTGAAAAAGCCAACGAGATTGCCGGCATCCCGATCGCCAAGATGCAGGAAATCGCCGACCTGGTCACCGAAACCGGCGCCCCGGAAAAGGCCATGACCATCATGTATGCCATGGGCGCCACCCAGCATACCTACGGTACCCAAATCATCCGTGGTTATTGTATCCTGCAACTTCTGCTGGGTAATGTCGGTTTAGCCGGCGGCGGTATCAACGCCCTCCGCGGTGAATCCAATGTTCAGGGTGCCACAGACTATTGTCTGCTCTTCCATATCTTGCCCGGCTATCTGCCAATGTTCCTGGACACCGATTTCACACTGACAGACTACAACACACGCACTACTCCGGTATCCCACGACCCCAAAAGTCTGAACTGGTGGAAAAACCGCCCCAAGTATACAGTCAGCATGCTCAAGGCCTGGTACGGAGAAAACGGAACAGCGGAGAACGGCTTTGGCTTCGATTGGTTGCCCAAGGCCGATGCCGGCGCCAACTATTCCTGGATTCCCCTGTTCAAGAACATGTACGAAGGAAACATCAAAGGGTTGATGATATGGGGCATGAATCCCATCATCAGCGGACCGAACAACACCCAGACAATCCAGGCTATGGAAAAACTGGATTGGGTTATCTGCTCGGATCTGTGGGAAATCGAAAGCGCCAACTTCTGGAAACGCCCCGGGGTTGATCCTTCCAGTATCGGAACCGAGGTTTTCCTCTTGCCGGCCGCCTGTTCTTATGAAAAGGAAGGTTCGGTCACCAATTCTTCGCGTTGGATGCAATGGCGCTACAAGGCGGTTGATCCACCCGGAGACGCCATGCCTGATCTGGACATGATCAATTTACTGATGATGAAGCTTCAGGAACTTTACAATGCCGAAGGCGGCCCGAATGCTGAAGCCATCACCAAGATGGACTGGAATTACGGGACGCACGTTGACCCCCACCAGGTGGCCAAAGAGAACAATGGCTATGACCTGACCACCGGTAAATTAATGACCAACTTCGTTGGCTTGAGGGCCGATGGCACTACTACCAGCGGTAATTGGTTGTATTCTGGGAGTTACACCGAAGACGGCAATATGTCTGCCAGAAGAGACCTTGATGACTTCCCCTTCAATATCGGCTTAAACGCAAAATACGCCTGGGCGTGGCCGATCAATCGCCGCATCATCTACAACCGCTGTTCTGTCGATTTGGATGGCAATCCCTGGAACCCCGCCAAACCGGTTATCAAGTGGAATGCCGGATCAGCCAAATGGGACGGTGACGTTCCTGATGGCGGGGCGCCCCCGATGAATCAAGGTGGCTACCTGCCGTTCATCATGAAGACCGACGGCGTTGCCAGCATCTTCGGCCCCGGTCTGGCTGATGGGCCGTTCCCGGAACACTACGAACCCTGGGAAAGCCCTGTCGATAACGCCATGAGCAGTCAGCAGGATAACCCGACCTTCCGTATCTGGGAAGGCGGACTGGATATCAAGGGGTATCGCAATGAATACCCCATCGTGTGTACCACCTTCAGGCTGGTCGAACACTGGCAGTCCGGCGGCATGACCCGAAATCTGCCCTGGCTGGTTGAAATGGTACCCAAACCTTTTGTGGAAATCAGCGAAGAACTGGCCGGTGAAAAAAGTATCGAATCCGGTGATATCGTCAAAGTCAGTTCCGCCAGAGGCAGTGTCGAGCTCCAGGCCATGGTCACCAAGCGGTTCAAACCGTTCGACATGGCCGGAAAGACCATCCACCAGATCGGTATGCCCTGGCATTGGGGCTGGGCTGGGCTTAGTGTCGGCGACAGTGCCAACACTCTGTCACCCAACGCCGGTGACGCCAACACGATGATTCCGGAATCCAAGGCTTTCCTGGTCAAGGTCGAAAGAGTCGGCAGTGGAGAATTGCCCGAATTCACCGGGAAGGCCAAACCCATTGAGCCTCCGGTAATCAGAAGGGGGAGCTAA
- a CDS encoding molybdopterin oxidoreductase Fe4S4 region (PFAM: molybdopterin oxidoreductase Fe4S4 region; Twin-arginine translocation pathway, signal sequence, subgroup~KEGG: det:DET0187 formate dehydrogenase, alpha subunit), producing the protein MKSQVTRRDFLKASGGVAGLFATAGLFRGPMADSATPVDDRPRWVKETYTICPYDASGCGFLCYTDEQGRLTNLEGDPNHPVNQGGACSKGAAIAQIHNNPRRLKKVKYRAPGASEWEEKEWDWAITEMAKRIKKTRDDNWIETNAKGNRVRRTEALAMVGASCLDNEECELLVKMLRGLGMVYMETQARL; encoded by the coding sequence ATGAAGTCTCAAGTCACGCGACGGGACTTCCTGAAGGCCAGTGGCGGAGTTGCCGGACTCTTTGCGACCGCCGGTCTGTTCAGGGGCCCCATGGCTGATTCGGCCACCCCGGTGGACGATCGCCCCAGATGGGTCAAGGAAACTTACACCATTTGCCCTTATGATGCTTCAGGTTGCGGTTTTCTCTGCTACACGGATGAGCAGGGCCGACTGACCAACCTCGAAGGCGACCCGAACCACCCGGTAAACCAAGGCGGCGCCTGCTCCAAAGGAGCGGCCATCGCTCAGATTCACAACAACCCCCGCCGCTTGAAGAAAGTCAAATACCGGGCGCCCGGCGCTTCCGAGTGGGAAGAAAAGGAATGGGACTGGGCCATTACCGAAATGGCCAAGCGTATCAAGAAAACCAGGGACGATAACTGGATTGAAACCAATGCCAAGGGTAATAGGGTGCGCCGCACCGAGGCGTTGGCCATGGTCGGCGCTTCCTGCCTGGACAATGAGGAATGTGAACTCCTTGTAAAAATGCTCAGAGGTCTGGGCATGGTATACATGGAAACACAGGCCCGCCTCTGA
- a CDS encoding hypothetical protein (KEGG: pap:PSPA7_0330 3-dehydroquinate dehydratase) → MKENADTYLLLWGGPVVPASAGRVLYWAANHKGNLCGIIMPADSWNQAVASLKKADAKAPYLSLAVSSLHSRNPDLKSITINPDVLVDFCHLKNTVYRFRQTPVNLKLDPKTISARVGMAETASLATLSRKDPKHKGEFFTLLPDKTRLELYYLVSPEEPPPSKLDIVVMWGIKGFSLPWMNPDSGYKPLEHEKLILEKTAIKPQPLWLRRLLGIGKRRSRRAN, encoded by the coding sequence ATGAAAGAAAATGCCGATACATATCTGCTTCTATGGGGCGGGCCGGTCGTCCCGGCTTCCGCCGGACGGGTTCTCTACTGGGCGGCCAATCATAAAGGAAACCTGTGCGGCATCATCATGCCCGCTGACAGTTGGAACCAGGCTGTAGCCTCGTTGAAAAAAGCAGACGCCAAAGCGCCTTATCTGAGCCTTGCCGTCTCTAGCTTGCACAGCCGGAACCCCGATCTCAAGAGCATCACCATCAATCCAGACGTCCTCGTCGATTTCTGTCACCTGAAAAATACCGTCTACCGGTTTCGCCAGACGCCCGTCAATCTGAAGCTAGACCCGAAAACAATCTCGGCGCGGGTGGGTATGGCGGAAACAGCGTCTCTGGCCACCTTGAGCCGTAAAGACCCGAAACATAAAGGGGAATTCTTTACCCTGTTACCGGACAAAACCCGTCTGGAACTCTACTATCTGGTTAGCCCTGAGGAACCGCCGCCATCGAAACTCGATATCGTGGTAATGTGGGGCATCAAGGGTTTCTCGTTACCCTGGATGAATCCTGATTCCGGTTACAAGCCTTTGGAACACGAGAAGCTGATACTGGAAAAAACCGCCATCAAACCCCAACCGCTCTGGCTCCGGCGTTTATTGGGTATCGGTAAACGCCGCTCCAGAAGGGCAAACTGA
- a CDS encoding Soluble ligand binding domain protein (PFAM: Soluble ligand binding domain~KEGG: det:DET0025 competence protein ComEA, putative) — translation MLISQRLVKVCLSAGAFLTTLMLAGCGDSGYIEVYSPVPDDPITASVIIEGDVTLPGIYPLKSGDTIEDLLRAAGGLEGEPVIKLVVGHDPSPSQRVDLNTAPDWLLMALPGVGEAKAGAIIQYRETSGPFVNTLELMKVPGFAQATYDALKDLITVSA, via the coding sequence ATGCTTATTTCCCAGCGACTGGTGAAAGTCTGTCTGTCGGCTGGCGCCTTTCTGACGACGCTTATGCTGGCAGGCTGCGGCGATTCGGGGTACATCGAAGTGTATTCGCCGGTTCCCGATGATCCGATAACCGCATCCGTCATAATCGAAGGTGACGTTACTCTGCCCGGGATATATCCGTTGAAATCCGGCGACACCATCGAAGACCTGTTACGGGCGGCCGGAGGGCTCGAAGGCGAGCCGGTTATCAAACTGGTGGTTGGCCATGACCCGTCGCCGTCACAGCGGGTGGACCTTAATACGGCACCGGACTGGCTGTTGATGGCCCTGCCGGGAGTGGGAGAAGCCAAAGCCGGCGCCATTATCCAATACCGGGAAACCAGCGGCCCGTTTGTCAATACCCTGGAACTCATGAAGGTTCCCGGTTTCGCCCAGGCAACTTACGACGCTCTCAAAGATTTGATTACGGTGTCGGCCTGA
- a CDS encoding DNA internalization-related competence protein ComEC/Rec2 (KEGG: det:DET0024 DNA internalization-related competence protein ComEC/Rec2~TIGRFAM: DNA internalization-related competence protein ComEC/Rec2; ComEC/Rec2-related protein~PFAM: ComEC/Rec2-related protein) — protein sequence MALVVLSLAWVAGLWLGSVLAPSGWWLVALIVPAGFALVGARTRRAGILGALAVVIAFGASFYYQSSLPVLDEDHVVAYLDESHTISGTVSRMPEEKEKAQALRLTDVVLGTNDVALSVAGAVLVYVPPFPEYEYGQRLTLTGRLTEPAVFETFDWKAYLARDDVFATVFYPEVLAVEPGHGIPILSAIDRSRLSLAEGLAQVLPEPQASLAQGLTLGLRSGIPDDVRQKFADSGTAHLLAISGLHLGIVAGAILLVVRGLLGRRGYWYVWLALAGIWFFVILSGLAPPVVRGAVMSSVFLTAELFGRQKAALPALCLAAAVMASANPQILWSASFQMSFGAMAGLIFLLPGMEHLTRRLVGRFPGSQSRFYQPAYYIGAGLAVTTAAVVGVAPLIAYYFGALATAGGIATLAAMPVVPLIIFGALTTGALALASPVLAVPTAALTWAGLTYLVGVVDWFARWPLPEFGVFDAGFIWLFYGLLGLGAWRLNRWYRRQAELEPPVTRTGFRWKPAVISLLLIVAVISAGLFAPAGDRLKVVFLDVGQGDAVYIRTPYGQDILIDGGPSPQRLAQELGRQMPFWNRTIELVVLTHGDADHLTGLVEALGRYQVGQVVYPGADASTQLYGEWRELLHEKQVPYTPVVAGQAIKLAGNLQLNVANPLGAGDGEANDMSVVLSLNYGDITFLFTGDLPLSGENELIYRRLLPDVTVLKVAHHGSSSSTGTPLLSVTRPEMAVIQVGRNSYGHPTAGVLTALGTTVIDGGVYRTDLNGTIEMLTDGKHVWLRQNRPSD from the coding sequence ATGGCGCTGGTCGTCCTGTCCCTCGCCTGGGTAGCCGGATTGTGGCTGGGCTCGGTGCTGGCCCCTTCCGGATGGTGGCTGGTGGCGTTAATCGTCCCGGCTGGCTTTGCCCTCGTCGGTGCGCGGACGCGCCGGGCCGGGATACTCGGCGCGCTGGCAGTGGTTATCGCTTTCGGCGCTTCTTTTTATTATCAAAGCAGTCTGCCGGTACTGGACGAAGACCATGTAGTCGCCTACCTGGATGAAAGCCATACCATATCCGGCACAGTCAGCCGGATGCCGGAAGAAAAGGAAAAAGCTCAGGCGCTGAGGCTGACCGATGTCGTTTTGGGAACAAACGATGTCGCTCTGTCGGTGGCCGGGGCGGTGCTAGTTTATGTACCTCCTTTCCCCGAATATGAATATGGTCAACGGCTTACCCTGACCGGTCGGCTGACCGAGCCGGCGGTCTTCGAGACCTTCGACTGGAAGGCTTATCTGGCCCGGGACGATGTATTCGCCACGGTCTTCTATCCCGAAGTGCTGGCGGTCGAACCGGGACATGGTATCCCGATACTGTCGGCCATCGACCGGTCTCGCCTGTCCCTGGCCGAAGGCCTGGCCCAGGTACTGCCGGAACCCCAGGCATCGCTGGCTCAGGGACTGACGCTGGGACTGCGCTCCGGCATACCCGACGATGTGAGGCAGAAGTTTGCCGATTCGGGCACGGCTCACCTGCTGGCGATTTCCGGACTGCACCTGGGTATCGTGGCCGGGGCGATACTGTTGGTGGTCAGAGGGCTCCTTGGTCGGCGCGGTTACTGGTATGTCTGGCTGGCGCTGGCCGGTATCTGGTTTTTCGTCATCCTTTCCGGACTGGCGCCGCCAGTGGTTAGGGGTGCGGTCATGTCTTCGGTGTTTCTGACGGCAGAACTGTTCGGCCGCCAGAAAGCGGCTTTGCCGGCGTTGTGTCTGGCGGCGGCGGTCATGGCCTCAGCCAATCCGCAGATACTCTGGTCAGCCTCTTTTCAGATGAGTTTCGGTGCCATGGCCGGTCTGATCTTTCTGCTCCCGGGGATGGAACACCTGACACGCCGATTGGTGGGCCGGTTCCCTGGAAGTCAGAGCCGGTTTTATCAGCCGGCATATTACATTGGAGCCGGCCTGGCGGTGACTACCGCGGCGGTAGTCGGGGTGGCGCCGCTGATTGCTTATTATTTCGGTGCGCTGGCTACAGCCGGCGGCATCGCGACGCTGGCGGCCATGCCGGTGGTGCCGCTGATTATCTTCGGCGCTTTAACGACAGGAGCCCTGGCTCTGGCCAGCCCGGTCCTGGCTGTACCGACGGCGGCACTGACCTGGGCCGGGCTGACTTACCTGGTCGGCGTAGTGGACTGGTTCGCGCGGTGGCCGCTACCGGAATTCGGCGTTTTTGACGCCGGATTCATCTGGCTCTTCTATGGTCTGCTGGGCTTAGGCGCCTGGAGGTTGAACCGGTGGTATCGCCGTCAGGCCGAGCTGGAGCCTCCGGTAACCCGAACCGGGTTCCGTTGGAAGCCGGCGGTGATTTCTCTGCTTCTTATAGTTGCCGTCATCTCCGCCGGGCTGTTCGCTCCGGCGGGCGACCGGTTGAAGGTAGTGTTTCTGGATGTGGGCCAGGGTGACGCCGTCTACATACGCACGCCGTACGGGCAGGACATTCTGATAGACGGCGGGCCGTCGCCGCAACGCCTGGCGCAGGAACTGGGCCGGCAGATGCCCTTCTGGAATCGGACTATCGAGCTGGTGGTGCTGACCCACGGCGACGCCGACCACCTGACCGGACTGGTCGAGGCGCTGGGACGTTATCAGGTCGGGCAGGTGGTGTATCCCGGTGCGGATGCCTCCACCCAGCTTTACGGTGAATGGCGGGAACTGCTCCATGAAAAACAGGTCCCCTATACACCGGTCGTTGCCGGGCAGGCGATAAAACTGGCCGGCAATCTGCAATTGAATGTAGCCAACCCGTTAGGCGCCGGTGACGGCGAAGCCAATGACATGTCGGTGGTATTGAGCCTGAATTACGGGGACATTACATTTCTCTTTACCGGCGACTTGCCGTTATCGGGGGAAAACGAACTTATTTACCGCAGGCTTCTGCCCGACGTTACCGTGCTGAAGGTCGCCCATCACGGTTCGAGTAGTTCTACCGGGACGCCGCTCCTGTCAGTGACTCGGCCGGAAATGGCGGTGATACAGGTAGGGCGCAACAGCTACGGCCACCCGACAGCCGGTGTCCTCACCGCGCTGGGAACTACGGTCATTGACGGCGGCGTCTATCGAACCGACCTCAACGGCACCATCGAAATGCTGACCGATGGTAAGCACGTATGGCTTAGACAGAACCGACCGTCAGACTGA
- a CDS encoding 4Fe-4S ferredoxin iron-sulfur binding domain protein (PFAM: 4Fe-4S ferredoxin iron-sulfur binding domain protein~KEGG: gbm:Gbem_1184 4Fe-4S ferredoxin iron-sulfur binding domain protein) produces MAEKVTVDQDLCTGCGVCVAMCPRQILELDPATDLCRVTDPNLCDQLGGCEFQCPSGAINVDPSV; encoded by the coding sequence TTGGCGGAGAAAGTTACTGTTGATCAGGATTTATGTACCGGTTGCGGAGTCTGCGTGGCCATGTGCCCCAGGCAGATACTGGAGTTGGACCCGGCAACCGATTTATGCCGGGTAACCGACCCAAACCTTTGCGACCAGCTCGGCGGCTGTGAATTCCAGTGCCCCAGCGGTGCCATCAACGTTGACCCGTCAGTCTGA
- a CDS encoding Methyltransferase type 11 (PFAM: Methyltransferase type 11~KEGG: deg:DehalGT_0040 methyltransferase type 11): MIATFYSLVIDRALRELRRTLPEFAGLKPGDRVLDVCCGTGDQAIRLAEQGIEVHGIDLNGSMLATAESHKRRAGLDNVSFGQADASALLFPNRSFDYATTSLALHEKPREVQLQVLEEMRRVVKKGGGLILADFAVPPLWYIRLVEGLVGGEHYACFKAYTAAGG; encoded by the coding sequence GTGATCGCTACTTTTTATTCGCTGGTCATCGACCGGGCCCTGCGGGAATTGCGCCGGACTCTGCCGGAATTCGCCGGGTTGAAACCGGGCGACCGGGTGCTGGATGTCTGTTGCGGTACCGGCGACCAGGCGATACGCCTGGCCGAACAGGGAATAGAGGTCCACGGCATCGACCTGAATGGAAGCATGCTGGCTACGGCCGAATCCCACAAGCGGCGCGCCGGGCTCGATAATGTCAGTTTCGGGCAGGCCGACGCCTCGGCCCTGCTGTTTCCCAATCGGTCCTTCGATTACGCCACCACCTCACTGGCGCTCCACGAGAAACCACGCGAAGTCCAGCTCCAGGTGCTGGAAGAGATGCGCCGGGTGGTCAAGAAGGGGGGAGGGCTTATCCTGGCCGACTTCGCGGTACCACCCCTGTGGTACATCCGGCTGGTGGAAGGACTGGTCGGCGGCGAACATTACGCCTGTTTCAAGGCTTACACGGCCGCCGGCGGCTGA
- a CDS encoding GCN5-related N-acetyltransferase (PFAM: GCN5-related N-acetyltransferase~KEGG: dev:DhcVS_152 acetyltransferase, GNAT family) has protein sequence MNRPTLETPRLRLRPFHSGDIDDVTRLANDEELSRYIPAIPHPYPRQAAAEWLATHQEKFNFGQELVLAVTEKTDGTLVGAVGLILTPEHRRAELGYWIGRRFWGRGYATEAGKAMLEYGFEVIGLETIFANHLAPNTASGRVMLKLGMKYHGTRPRYYLHRGQFYDAAMYGIVRDEFRR, from the coding sequence ATGAACAGACCAACCCTTGAAACACCCCGGCTGAGGCTCCGGCCTTTCCATTCCGGCGACATTGACGATGTTACCCGCCTGGCCAACGACGAGGAGTTGTCCCGTTATATTCCGGCCATACCCCATCCCTACCCCCGGCAGGCCGCCGCCGAATGGCTGGCCACCCACCAGGAAAAGTTCAACTTCGGCCAGGAGTTGGTGCTGGCCGTCACCGAAAAAACCGACGGAACACTGGTGGGGGCCGTCGGGTTGATACTGACACCGGAACACCGCCGGGCCGAGCTGGGCTACTGGATCGGTCGCCGCTTCTGGGGGCGGGGTTACGCCACTGAGGCCGGTAAGGCCATGCTGGAATACGGCTTCGAGGTTATTGGGCTGGAAACTATCTTCGCCAACCACCTGGCGCCCAACACCGCATCCGGCCGGGTGATGCTGAAACTGGGCATGAAATACCATGGAACCCGGCCCCGGTATTACCTGCATCGCGGTCAATTCTACGACGCCGCCATGTACGGTATCGTCCGGGATGAGTTTCGGCGGTGA
- a CDS encoding nitrogen-fixing NifU domain protein (PFAM: nitrogen-fixing NifU domain protein~KEGG: dev:DhcVS_1514 NifU domain protein) has protein sequence MQEKVKEVLEQVRPNLQADGGDVELVSVSEDGIVTVKLTGSCAGCPMSQMTLKNGIERILKREVPEVKEVVSAS, from the coding sequence ATGCAGGAAAAGGTCAAGGAAGTACTGGAGCAAGTCCGTCCCAATCTTCAGGCCGACGGCGGTGACGTCGAACTGGTCAGCGTCAGCGAGGACGGTATCGTCACTGTCAAACTCACCGGCAGTTGTGCCGGCTGTCCCATGTCGCAGATGACCCTTAAAAACGGCATAGAGCGCATCCTCAAGCGCGAAGTTCCAGAGGTCAAGGAAGTAGTCTCCGCCTCATAG